In Candidatus Zixiibacteriota bacterium, the genomic window GCCATGGCATTATTCGGCTGCAATTCGAGCACCCTGGAAAACTCGTCCAGCGCGCGGCCGAAATCGCGCAACCCATGATAATAATACCAGCCCAGAGCCTGGTGTGACTCGGCGGCGTGGGGCGCAAGTGCCAAAGCTTTGTCTATCATTCTTCTGGCTTGTTTTAGACATTCTTCAGAGGGATCGGTTCCTTCCCAGTACATCTCGGCATAGATTAGACCTAATTCAGCATGGGCTTGAGCAAAATCGGGCGCCAGTTCGATTGACTTGAGCTGCATCTTCTCTGCCAGACGAACTTCTTTGTGGTGGTAGCCCGCAATACTGAAATATTTCTTTCCCCTCAAATAATAATCATACGCCTTGGGGTCAACCTCAATCTTCCGGGAGAGTCGTTCGTCTTCCGATTGCAATAATGCCACATCGAGCGCCGCCGCCACTTCGCGGGCAATGGTCGATTGCACCCCAAAGAGATCGGTAAGAACGGTATCGTAGCTTTCCGCCCAGAGATGTAAATCATCGGAAACCCTGATTAACTGAGGATTTATCCGCACGCGGCTTCCCGTGCTCCTCTTATCCCAGCGAATTGTCCCCTCAAGGACAAAATCAACGTTCAATTCTTTGCCGATTTGCCTGAGACTTTTCTCCGTCTTCTTATATTGCATTGAACTGGTCCGGGAAATTACCCCCAGACCGGACAGTCCAATCAGACAGGTTGTTATCTCTTCGGTCATCCCGTCAGCAAAATAATCATCTTCCGGCGACCCCAGATTTTCAAACGGCAAGACCGCCAGCATTTTGCGCTTCGTGTCAGATTTGCTTTCTTGCGATATAAAATATGTCGTAGCCACCCAATAACCGGCAATCACAAGTAACACTGCCACCGCCGAGGTTACCACATACCGATTCCAGTAGTCAAAGCGCGATTTTGCATCAACGGGTGACAATTCGCTCTTAAAGCACCTCTTGAGGTCAGCGAGAAGTTCATCTGCATGCTGGTAGCGGAGAGCCGGATCTTTTGCCAGCGATTTGCTTACAATCCTCTGCAGCTCGGGCGGCACGCCGCTCTTGAATCGTGCCAGCGGCTCCGGCTCTTCAAATCCGATGGCGTAAATGACTGCCGGTTCATGATCGCCCCTGAAGGGCAACTGCCCCGTTATCATCTGATACAGAACTACCCCCAAAGAAAAAATATCCGACCGGCTGTCCAGTTCCTCACCCCGGGTCTGCTCAGGCGACATATAACTGACCGTCCCTAAGGTCGAACCGGCTTTGGTCACTTTATCCGCGCCCTTTATAATCGCCAGACCAAAGTCAAGAATCTTCGCTCGTC contains:
- a CDS encoding protein kinase; translation: MSSDDDSSDFIRPQEQLTKNSVVGHYRIIEKLGTGGMGEVYLAEDIELNRKVALKFLPSHLCHDAECRSRFKREAQAAAKLNHPNIVTIHEVSEFKGRPGIVMEHLEGLTLERHLIEKRPNLEETVDLAMQVCEGLQEAHSQGIVHRDIKPANILIDKKGRAKILDFGLAIIKGADKVTKAGSTLGTVSYMSPEQTRGEELDSRSDIFSLGVVLYQMITGQLPFRGDHEPAVIYAIGFEEPEPLARFKSGVPPELQRIVSKSLAKDPALRYQHADELLADLKRCFKSELSPVDAKSRFDYWNRYVVTSAVAVLLVIAGYWVATTYFISQESKSDTKRKMLAVLPFENLGSPEDDYFADGMTEEITTCLIGLSGLGVISRTSSMQYKKTEKSLRQIGKELNVDFVLEGTIRWDKRSTGSRVRINPQLIRVSDDLHLWAESYDTVLTDLFGVQSTIAREVAAALDVALLQSEDERLSRKIEVDPKAYDYYLRGKKYFSIAGYHHKEVRLAEKMQLKSIELAPDFAQAHAELGLIYAEMYWEGTDPSEECLKQARRMIDKALALAPHAAESHQALGWYYYHGLRDFGRALDEFSRVLELQPNNAMARASMAWVQRRQGKWKEAIEGLQTVVLLDPREAWYKYELGFTYFYCRRYHDAIARFDEVIDLQPNTPAAYLVKSFALLNLTGET